The sequence below is a genomic window from Clostridium putrefaciens.
GGGATCCATCAGGAGGAGCTGTTTATTATTTTAACCCTGCTACAAGCACAAATAAATGGATATGGTCTAGACCCTTAATAAAGGTTATAGGAAAACATAGATTTTGTAATTAGATAGAAAATTTATTTAATCATCAGTAAGGTAAACCTATATTCAGAATTAGATTAAGGGTTTACCTTAAATGTATTTGACTACATGTGGCCTATTAAGACATTATCATAAATGAATCATAAATATTAAAGCATATTTATTAAAGAGGGTTGACAATTCGTAAATCCGTAATATAATAGTATTATAATTCATATCAAGATACTCGGAAATACGTTGAAGAAGGAAAGTAACATATATAAAGGTTACAGAGAGGGAATTATGGTGAAATATTCCTACTAGAGTTTATGTGAAGTGCCCTTTGTAGTAGAAACCTGAACTTTTAGTACGGTTTTCCGGCAGCGCCCGTTATAGCGATAGAGCATATTAGTGCTCGAATGGAGTTAATTCTAGGTTTAATTAGAGTGGGCTACGAAGTGTTCTTCGTCTCTAAAAAGAGGCGAAGTTTTTTTATATGAATAACAATGTTTTAAACAATTTAATAAGACGAAATCTACATTCGAATAAACAAGAAATTAGGAGGAATAATATATGATATTTAATAATGCTTTAGAAATGATAGGTAACACACCTTTATTAGCACTTAGAAACTTGGGTGGAAAAGACATTGGAAAAGTTTATTTAAAACTAGAAAAATTTAATCCGGCAGGTAGCATAAAAGATAGAGCAGCACTAGGTATGGTAGAAAAGGCAGAAAAATTAGGACTTCTAAAATCAGGGGACACTATTGTGGAACCTACAAGCGGAAACACTGGAATAGCACTAGCTATGATAGGAAGATTAAAAGGTTATAAGGTAATAATTGTTATGCCAGATACTATGAGCGTAGAAAGAAGAAATATCATAAAGGCATATGGCGCAGAGTTAATACTAACAGATGGAACTAAAGGGATGAAGGGTGCTATAGGCAAGGCTGAAGAAATTGCAAAAGGGAAAGATGGATACTTCATACCACAACAATTTTTAAATCTAGCAAATCCTGAAAAGCATTATGAAACTACAGCAGAGGAATTATTAAAAGATGTACCTGATATGGATATATTTGTTGCAGGTGTTGGTACTGGCGGAACCATATCTGGAGTTGGAAGAAGACTTAAAGAACTAAAAGGTGATATAAAAGTAATTGCAGTAGAACCAGAAAATTCGCAGGTATTATCAGGTGGTAATCCAGGACCACACAAAATCCAAGGTATAGGAGCAGGATTTATACCTGAAATATATGATGGATCTGTAGTAGATGAGATAATAAAGGTTAAAGATGAAGAGGCTTTTGAAGCTGCTAGATTAGTAGCATTAAAAGAAGGAATGTTAATAGGTATATCCTCTGGAGCTAATGTTCATGCATCATTAGAACTAGCAAAGAAATATGGAAAGAATATTAAAATAGTAACCGTAGCTCCAGATGGTGGAGAAAAGTATATTTCCATGGGTATCTACGAATAATTAAAATTGAGGTGGGGGCAGTGTTTAAAAATATAAGATATGATATTAAAAATATAATGGAAAATGATCCAGCAGCAAAAAGTTTTATAGAGGTGCTACTTTTATATCCTTCAATACACTCATTAATTTTTTATAGAATATCTAGATTCTTTTATAAAAAACGCCTATTTTTCATTGCAAGGATGTTTTCTCAAACAGGAAGGATTTTTACTGGAATAGAAATACACCCAGGAGCTAAAATAGGAAGGGGACTTTTTATAGATCATGGTATGGGTGTAGTTATAGGAGAAACAGCAGAGATAGGCGATAATGTAACTTTATATCATGGAGTAACCCTTGGTGGAACAGGTAAAGAAAAAGGTAAAAGGCATCCAACCATAGGAGATGGTGCTATAATAGGAACTGGAGCCAAAGTTTTAGGACCTATTTATGTAGGAAGTGGGGCAAAAATAGGAGCTAATTCAGTAGTTTTAAAAGATGTACCATCTCAAAGTACAGCAGTAGGAATTCCAGCTAAGATATTGAATTTTAAAAGCGCACCCACTATAATAGAAATCAAAGATTATAAAGGAAGAAAAAAATCTATATATAATGAAATGGTTATTTAAGAGGTTAAATTATGAAGAGTGTAACTGAACTTGAAAATTATATAAGATCCTTAGGACTAGACACTTTTGGATTTATAAAAGCAAAAAGATTTGAAGAACTAAGATCATTTTTAGAGTATAGAAAGATAAATGGATTAGAAAATGAATTTGAAGAGCAAGATATAGAAAAAAGGATAAATCCTAATATGTTAATGGAAAAAGGAAAAGTTATAATATCTATAGCTTTTCCTTATCTTTATAACAATAACTTTAATAATGATACAGGCTTTTCAAAATATACTGAAGGACTAGATTATCATATTGTAGTTAGATCATATTTAGATAAGATAGTTGAATTTTTAAATGAAAAAGGTCATGAAGCAAAGGCCTTTGTAGATAGCAACGTCTTACCAGAGCGTTATATAGCATATAAGGCGGGACTTGGATTTGTAGGAAAAAATAATATGATAATAACTAAAAGGTACGGATCTTTTGTTTTTCTCGGAGAAATAATAACAAGTATGGATATTGAAATAAACCATAAAGAAAATAAAATTTCAGATATCGAAAAATATGAAAGCTGCGGAAGTTGTGACATTTGCTTAAAGCAATGCCCAACTAAGGCTATAAACGAGAAGCTACGGAATTCTAATATATGTCTATCTTATATTACTCAAAAAAAACAAATAGAAGATAAGTGGTTTAAAGTTTTAGGAGGGAGGATATTTGGATGTGATTCTTGTCAAAAGACTTGTCCGTACAATGATAAAGTAAAGTTTTCAAATTTAGAAGGATTTAGGCCTTTAGAATTTATTAGTAATATACAAACAAAAGAACTTATATATATAAACAATAAAGATTTTAAAGAAACTTTGAAAAATACCTCAGCCTCTTGGAGAGGAAAATCTTTAATTCAAAGAAATGCACTCATAAGATTCATAAATTTTGAAAACAATAAAGAGGTGGATATAGATAGTATAGCTTCACCCTATGTTAAAGACTATGCCATAAGGCTTTTAAAAATAAGAAAATTATAATATACTATAGATAATTACTTATATAAAAAATTAAAGGTTAATATAGAGGGGTAGAGATTTTTATGATATCAAAAACTTTGGTTAGACTTATTTCAAAAATGCCACAGGGGGTATTTATCTTTTTTTCTAAAAAGGTAATGAATCGTTACGTAGATAAATATGCAGATATAAAAGTTAATGGATTTGAAAATATTGAAAAATGCAAAAAACCAATAATTTTTGTTGGAAATCACTTAAGTAATTCTGATGGGCTTGTGTTAAACAAGGTTTTAAAGGATTATGATGTTACATTTGTGGCAGGAGCTAAACTATCTAATGATCCTATCACTAATATGGGTATTAATATAGTTAAAAACATAACTATAAAGCCAAATACAGCAGATAAAAAAGCTTTAACAAAGGTAGTTAAGACTTTAAAAGGTGGTAATAATGTATTCATATTTCCAGAAGGCACTAGAAGTAGGGAAGGAAGTATGATAGAGGCGAAAAAAGGAGTTGTATTAATAGCAAGACTTACAAAGGCAACTATAATTCCAATAGGACTTACAGGAACTGAAAAGCTTTTGCCTATAAATAAAGGTGGGGATATGTCACATGAAAGCTTTAATTATGCTAAAGTAAATGTGAATATAGGTGAAGAGTTTAATCTACCTTCTAAAAATAGTGAAGAGGATAAGCATGAATATGAGGATAGAATTCTAAATTATATAATGACATCTATAGCTTCTTTGTTACCAGAGGAATATAGAGGAATTTATAAAAATGAATAATAAAAGCTTAAAGGTAATTGAACTATTAAAAAAGGAATATCCTGATGCGAGATGTGAACTTGATCATAAGACAACTTTTCAACTTTTAGTAGCTACAATATTGTCTGCACAAACTACAGATAAAAAGGTTAATGAAGTTACAAAAGATTTATTTATAGAGTATCCTACAGTAGATGACTTTTTAGAATTAACTAAAGAAGAGTTAGAACAAAAGATTAAAACCATAGGACTTTATAGAAATAAATCAAAAAATATATTAACTATGTGTAGACAGCTTAAAGAAAACTTTAATGGAGAAGTTCCAGGAACAATGGAAGAGATAACATCTCTTGCAGGTGCAGGAAGAAAAACTGCTAATGTTGTATTGTCAAATGCTTTTGGAGTTCCAGCTATTGCAGTAGATACACATGTATACAGGGTATCTAATAGAATTGGACTTGCAAAAGCTAAAGATGTTTTAAATACAGAAAAACAACTTCAAGAATGTATACCAAAAGAAAGTTGGTCCTTAGCTCATCATTTAATCATATTTCATGGAAGAAGATGCTGTTATGCTAGAAAACCTGACTGTGAAAGATGCATTATTAACGTTTATTGTGATTATTATGGTGACATTGAAGAAGAAAAATAGTATTATTATAATAAAATATAATATTTAAATAATTTCGGAGGTGAATTAGATGAAAAAATCATTGAAAGTGTTGTTAACAGTTTTATTGGTTATATTAGTTATAACTATTCCTTTTGTAGGATCTTATAACTCAATGGTTACATCTGAGCAAAAAGTAAATACAGCAGAATCTAATATAGATGCTCAGCTTCAAAGAAGATCAGATCTTATACCAAATGTTGTAGAAACAGTAAAAGGTTACGCAGCTCAAGAAAAGGACATATTTACAGCGGTAGCAGAATCTAGATCTAAGCTTGCAGGTGCAACTACAACAGAAGAAAAGGCTGCAGCAGATCAGCAATTAACAGGTGCTGTAGGAAGACTTCTTGCAATATCAGAAAGGTATCCAGAGCTTAAATCTGATCAAGTTTTTAGAGACCTTACAGTTCAACTTGAAGGTACAGAAAATAGAATATCAGTTTCAAGACAAAATTTTAATGATGCAGCTAGTGAATATAATACATCAATTAAAAGATTCCCAAGAAACATAGTAGCTGGCATGTTTGGATTTAAAGAAAAACCTTACTTTAAAGCCGATGAATCAGCAAAAGAAGTACCAAAGGTAGAGTTTAATAATAAAAAATAAGGCTTAAAAGGAGAAGAAAGATGAAAAAGTTATTAAAAAAAAATATAGTTCTTTCTTTTATTCTTTTATTATGTCTTGGTATACAGGTAAGTGCAGCAGAAGAATATCCAGAGCCTACAAGTTTTAAGTATATAAATGACTACTCAAACTCTATAGATAATGAAACTAAAGAGTTCATAATATCTTTAGGGAAAGAATTAGAAGATAAAACAGGAGCACAACTAGTGGTTGTAACCATAGACAGTTTAAATGGAAAAGACATAAGAGAGTATGGCTATGGATTGTTTTCTAAATGGGGAGTAGGAGAAAAGTCTAAAGATAATGGGCTTCTTATGATTGTTGCAGTTAAGGATAGAAAGTATGCTGTAGAGGTAGGAAAAGGCCTTGAGGGAGCAATAACAGATGTAGGTTCTGCTAGGATAATGGATGAAGTAGCAAGACCTAGCTTTAAAGAAGGTGACTTTGCTAAAGGAATAAAAGATTCATATGCAATATTTGCTGGTGCAGCAGCCACAGAATATGATGTTACATTAGAAAACAACGTTAAAATACCTTTAGACAAGATTAAGGATGCCAAAGATCAAAACTCATCTGGAAAAGATTCATCCTCTATAGTAAGCATAATAATCTTCTTTATAATTATGATTGTATTTGGAAACCGTGGAGGCAGAAATAATAAAGGTGGTCCTGGTGGTAGAGGTGGCGGAAGGTACAAAAGAGGTATTTTCATTCCCACATATATGGGATCAGGAGGATATGGAAGCAATAAGGGCAGTAGCGGCGGAGGCATTAACCTAGGTGGCTTTGGTGGCGGAAGCTCTGGAGGCGGAGGTAGCTCTGGAGGTTGGTAGTAATAAAACTTAAATATTATAAAGTTAATTGTAAATAATAAATAAATATTTTGTTTCTTATTGTTTACTTGTGTAGTTAAGTGATATAATGATAGAGGATTTATACTTTAGTCAACCGTATTAATCTAAGATTAAGCCTCTATAAAGACTTGTATTTATACAAGTCTTTTTTACTGCGAAAACTTTTATTGGATTTAGTGTTGTTTTAATAGTTTTAGTGGTTGAATTATTAAGAAGTATTTGAGTATACGTGGTTCTTTTATAAAAGATGCTTTTCGCATATAATTAAACTAAGAAGAATAAATTAATATGTAATATAAAGTAAAATTAAAAATACAAAAATTCGGAGGTAGGTTATGAATATAGGCGTAATAATGGGGGGAATATCATCAGAAAGAGAAATATCCCTTAAAACAGGTAAAGAAATAGCTATGAATTTAAATTCAAAGAAATATAAAGTAAGCGAAATTATAATAAATAATACAGAAGAATTAATAGAAAAGGTAAAAAATATAGATTTTGCATTTATAGCACTTCACGGTAAGTTTGGGGAAGATGGAACAATTCAATCAGTATTAAAAACATTGAATATACCTTACACAGGATGTGATTCATTAAGTAGCGCTATATGTATGGATAAAGATATGACAAAAAAGATACTAAAATATGCAGATATAAGAACTGGAAAGTGGATTAGTTTAAACTCTTTAGATGAGTTAAATTATGATGAAATAAATAAGTTAGCGTACCCAGTAGTAATAAAGCCTAATAGTGGCGGATCTAGCGTTGCTACAAATTTAATAAGTAAAGAAAAAGATATTAAAGCAGCTGTAGAAGAAGCTTTTAAATATGATACAGAAGTTATGATAGAAGAATATATAAAGGGAGATGAGATAACCTGTTGTATATTAAAGGGTAAAATGTTACCAGTACTTGCTATAAAGCCAAAATCAAACTTTTTTGACTATACTTCAAAGTATGAAGATGGTGGGGCAGAAGAGATTATAGTAAATCTAACTGAGAAACTTCATAAAGAAGTAGAAGAGATGGCAATTGCTTGTTGGAAGGAATTAAAATGTAGTGTTTACGCTAGAGTAGATATGATAGTAAAGGAAGGTATTCCTTATATCTTAGAAATAAACACATTACCAGGCATGACTAAAAACAGTTTATTTCCTAAAAGTGCATCAGGAGTTAATATGGACTTTAAAATGCTTTTAGAAAATATAATTCAGTATTCCATAGAAGAAAGAAGAAATAAAATATAGCATATAAAAATAAAGGATTTTCTAAAAATTTAAGAAAATCCTTTATTTTTATATATTGAATGTATATTAACTTTTAGAATAAAGGATTTATACAATTTTTGAAGAAACTAGAAATAGGATTTACTGTTAAAAAGAATATAAATTAATAGGTAGATTTATATTTATATAAAAGGAGTAAAAATGAATAACAAAAATATATACTTAAGAGAAGAAAAAAGAAATGCTATAATCTATATTACATATGAACTATTAAAAGGTAAAAGATTATCAACAAAAGAAATGGCGCAGTTAGTTGGGAAAAATCAAAGAACTTGTGAACGATATATAAAAGAATTAGAAGAAAGTTATTTACCTATATGGAGAGATGGAACAAAATACTATCTAAATACGGATGATGGATACTTACCTTTTTATTTATCAAGGAAAAAGATAAATCTTCTTTATATTTCTTTAATATCTTTTAGTGCATTTGGAAGGGACTTAAACCTTATTAGTGAAATACTTGAACAAATAGAAGAGCTGGTATCACCAATGGATAAAGACCTATTAGATAGTATAAAAGAAAATCTTATAGTTAAAAGAAGATATGAAATTATAAGTAATAAAGGCTTTAGTAGTTATGAAATATTTATGTTATTACTTGAAGCCTTTACTAAAAGACGAAGTGTTAAAATTAAATATAGAACTAAGAGGAATGATAGTTACAGGATTATAGATGTTTATGGATTTTGTTTAGCAAAGGAAACCTATTATATAAATGCCTATTGTCATAAAAATGATAAAATACTTATGTTTAGAATAGATAGGATTATAGAATGTTCGCTAGAGGATATTTATTATGAAATCTCAAAAGAATTTGATTTAAAGGAATATTACAAATATACGTGGGAGGTTGAGAAATCTAAGGAACCTTTTGATTTTGAAATTTTATTTTGTGGTATATCTGTTAACAATATTAGAGAAAGGAAATGGTGTGAAAATCAGCAAATAATAGAAAAATGCGAAGGAAACATTATATTTAAAGGAACAACATCTTCAAATATAGAATTTAAAAAGTGGATTTTAAGCTTTGGAAGTGAAGTAAAGGTTATCAAGCCGATATGGTTAAAAGAAGAGATAAAAGAAGAATTAAAGATGGCGATTGAATTATATGATTAAAAAGTTAATTGTTATATACTAATATATCGACAACATGTGTGTCGATATATTTATTT
It includes:
- a CDS encoding lysophospholipid acyltransferase family protein encodes the protein MISKTLVRLISKMPQGVFIFFSKKVMNRYVDKYADIKVNGFENIEKCKKPIIFVGNHLSNSDGLVLNKVLKDYDVTFVAGAKLSNDPITNMGINIVKNITIKPNTADKKALTKVVKTLKGGNNVFIFPEGTRSREGSMIEAKKGVVLIARLTKATIIPIGLTGTEKLLPINKGGDMSHESFNYAKVNVNIGEEFNLPSKNSEEDKHEYEDRILNYIMTSIASLLPEEYRGIYKNE
- a CDS encoding TPM domain-containing protein gives rise to the protein MKKLLKKNIVLSFILLLCLGIQVSAAEEYPEPTSFKYINDYSNSIDNETKEFIISLGKELEDKTGAQLVVVTIDSLNGKDIREYGYGLFSKWGVGEKSKDNGLLMIVAVKDRKYAVEVGKGLEGAITDVGSARIMDEVARPSFKEGDFAKGIKDSYAIFAGAAATEYDVTLENNVKIPLDKIKDAKDQNSSGKDSSSIVSIIIFFIIMIVFGNRGGRNNKGGPGGRGGGRYKRGIFIPTYMGSGGYGSNKGSSGGGINLGGFGGGSSGGGGSSGGW
- the nth gene encoding endonuclease III, producing MNNKSLKVIELLKKEYPDARCELDHKTTFQLLVATILSAQTTDKKVNEVTKDLFIEYPTVDDFLELTKEELEQKIKTIGLYRNKSKNILTMCRQLKENFNGEVPGTMEEITSLAGAGRKTANVVLSNAFGVPAIAVDTHVYRVSNRIGLAKAKDVLNTEKQLQECIPKESWSLAHHLIIFHGRRCCYARKPDCERCIINVYCDYYGDIEEEK
- a CDS encoding D-alanine--D-alanine ligase, which translates into the protein MNIGVIMGGISSEREISLKTGKEIAMNLNSKKYKVSEIIINNTEELIEKVKNIDFAFIALHGKFGEDGTIQSVLKTLNIPYTGCDSLSSAICMDKDMTKKILKYADIRTGKWISLNSLDELNYDEINKLAYPVVIKPNSGGSSVATNLISKEKDIKAAVEEAFKYDTEVMIEEYIKGDEITCCILKGKMLPVLAIKPKSNFFDYTSKYEDGGAEEIIVNLTEKLHKEVEEMAIACWKELKCSVYARVDMIVKEGIPYILEINTLPGMTKNSLFPKSASGVNMDFKMLLENIIQYSIEERRNKI
- the epsC gene encoding serine O-acetyltransferase EpsC: MFKNIRYDIKNIMENDPAAKSFIEVLLLYPSIHSLIFYRISRFFYKKRLFFIARMFSQTGRIFTGIEIHPGAKIGRGLFIDHGMGVVIGETAEIGDNVTLYHGVTLGGTGKEKGKRHPTIGDGAIIGTGAKVLGPIYVGSGAKIGANSVVLKDVPSQSTAVGIPAKILNFKSAPTIIEIKDYKGRKKSIYNEMVI
- the cysK gene encoding cysteine synthase A; this encodes MIFNNALEMIGNTPLLALRNLGGKDIGKVYLKLEKFNPAGSIKDRAALGMVEKAEKLGLLKSGDTIVEPTSGNTGIALAMIGRLKGYKVIIVMPDTMSVERRNIIKAYGAELILTDGTKGMKGAIGKAEEIAKGKDGYFIPQQFLNLANPEKHYETTAEELLKDVPDMDIFVAGVGTGGTISGVGRRLKELKGDIKVIAVEPENSQVLSGGNPGPHKIQGIGAGFIPEIYDGSVVDEIIKVKDEEAFEAARLVALKEGMLIGISSGANVHASLELAKKYGKNIKIVTVAPDGGEKYISMGIYE
- the queG gene encoding tRNA epoxyqueuosine(34) reductase QueG; its protein translation is MKSVTELENYIRSLGLDTFGFIKAKRFEELRSFLEYRKINGLENEFEEQDIEKRINPNMLMEKGKVIISIAFPYLYNNNFNNDTGFSKYTEGLDYHIVVRSYLDKIVEFLNEKGHEAKAFVDSNVLPERYIAYKAGLGFVGKNNMIITKRYGSFVFLGEIITSMDIEINHKENKISDIEKYESCGSCDICLKQCPTKAINEKLRNSNICLSYITQKKQIEDKWFKVLGGRIFGCDSCQKTCPYNDKVKFSNLEGFRPLEFISNIQTKELIYINNKDFKETLKNTSASWRGKSLIQRNALIRFINFENNKEVDIDSIASPYVKDYAIRLLKIRKL
- a CDS encoding LemA family protein; translated protein: MKKSLKVLLTVLLVILVITIPFVGSYNSMVTSEQKVNTAESNIDAQLQRRSDLIPNVVETVKGYAAQEKDIFTAVAESRSKLAGATTTEEKAAADQQLTGAVGRLLAISERYPELKSDQVFRDLTVQLEGTENRISVSRQNFNDAASEYNTSIKRFPRNIVAGMFGFKEKPYFKADESAKEVPKVEFNNKK
- a CDS encoding helix-turn-helix transcriptional regulator encodes the protein MNNKNIYLREEKRNAIIYITYELLKGKRLSTKEMAQLVGKNQRTCERYIKELEESYLPIWRDGTKYYLNTDDGYLPFYLSRKKINLLYISLISFSAFGRDLNLISEILEQIEELVSPMDKDLLDSIKENLIVKRRYEIISNKGFSSYEIFMLLLEAFTKRRSVKIKYRTKRNDSYRIIDVYGFCLAKETYYINAYCHKNDKILMFRIDRIIECSLEDIYYEISKEFDLKEYYKYTWEVEKSKEPFDFEILFCGISVNNIRERKWCENQQIIEKCEGNIIFKGTTSSNIEFKKWILSFGSEVKVIKPIWLKEEIKEELKMAIELYD